One segment of Apus apus isolate bApuApu2 chromosome 1, bApuApu2.pri.cur, whole genome shotgun sequence DNA contains the following:
- the SHISA2 gene encoding protein shisa-2 homolog, giving the protein MRGGRCWLLLAALGWLLPAGAAASGEYCHGWLDGQGGWRDGFQCPERFDGGDATICCGSCALRYCCSSAEARLDQGVCDNDRRQGGGEPGRPGKDGPDGAAVPIYVPFLIVGSVFVAFIILGSLVAACCCRCLRPKQEPQQSRAPGGTRLMETIPMIPSASTSRGSSSRQSSTAASSSSSANSGARAPPTRSQTNCCLPEGTMNNVYVNMPTNFSVLNCQQATQIVPHQGQYLHPQYVGYTVQHDSMPLTPVPPFLDGLQSGYRQIQSPYPHTNSEQKMYPAVTV; this is encoded by the exons ATGCGCGGCGGGcggtgctggctgctgctggcggcgctgggctggctgctgccgGCGGGGGCCGCGGCCAGCGGCGAGTACTGTCACGGCTGGCTGGACGGGCAGGGCGGCTGGCGGGACGGCTTCCAGTGCCCCGAGCGCTTCGACGGCGGCGACGCCACCATCTGCTGCGGCAGCTGCGCCCTCCGCTACTGCTGCTCCAGCGCCGAGGCGCGCCTCGACCAGGGCGTCTGCGACAACGACCGGCGGCAGGGCGGCGGCGAGCCCGGCCGCCCCGGCAAGGACGGCCCTGACGGCGCGGCAG TGCCCATCTACGTGCCGTTCCTCATTGTTGGGTCTGTATTTGTCGCCTTCATCATCTTGGGGTCTCTGGtggcagcctgctgctgcaggtgcctgCGGCCCAAGCAGGAACCCCAGCAGAGCCGAGCCCCTGGGGGCACCCGCCTGATGGAGACAATCCCCATGATCCCAAGTGCCAGCACCTCCCGGGGCTCCTCCTCCCGCCAGTCGAGCACCgctgccagctccagctccagtgCCAACTCGGGGGCCAGAGCCCCCCCAACCAGGTCCCAGACCAACTGCTGTTTGCCAGAAGGGACCATGAACAACGTCTACGTCAACATGCCCACGAACTTCTCGGTGCTGAACTGCCAGCAGGCGACACAGATTGTGCCTCACCAGGGGCAGTACCTGCACCCCCAGTACGTGGGCTACACTGTGCAGCACGACTCGATGCCGCTGACCCCAGTGCCCCCCTTCCTCGACGGACTGCAGAGTGGCTACAGGCAGATCCAGTCTCCCTACCCGCACACCAACAGCGAGCAGAAGATGTATCCAGCTGTGACTGTGTAG